The genomic stretch GCTCCAGGCGCGCGGCCAGGCCCTGGGCTTGCGCCAGCGGCAGAATCTTCAGCCCGGCCAGGTCCAGCGTTTGGCTCAGGGCCTGGCGCAGGTGCGGATCGTCGTCGATCAGCACCACTTCAATCCGATTGTCGATCAGGTTGCTCATTCACTGCGGTCCTCGGACGGTTGCAGGCTTACACCGGGTGCGCCAGCGCGCAGCCGCAGGGTGATCAGGGCGCCGCCTTCCTTGTGGTTGGCGAACGACAGTTCACCGCCGAAGGCGCGCATCAGGGTTTCGCAGATGGCCAGCCCCAGGCCAAGCCCCTGGGTGCGGGTCTTGGTGGTGTAGAACGGCTCGCTGGCGCGGCCCAGGGCTTCCATGCAGAACCCCGGGCCATTATCGCGAATGTACAGATTGACGCCCTCGGCGGTGGTTTCGGCACTCAACCAGAGTTTGCGCGGTGGACCTTTTTCGGTGAGGGCATCGAGCGCGTTGGCCAGCAGGTTGCCCAGCACTTGGCGCAGGCGGGTTTCGCCGGCCTCGACCCACAACGCGGCGGCCGGCAGGTCGCGGATCAGCTCCACTTCCATGCTGCGGCGACGCTTGGCCAGCAACGCCAGGGCATCGTCCAGCGCCGGTTGCAGGGCGACGCTTTCCGGGGCATGGCGGTCGCGTCGGGCGAAGGCGCGCAGGTGGGCGATGATCGAGGCCATGCGCCCGGTCAGTTCGCTGATCAGCTTGAGGTTGCCGCGGGCATCGTCGGTGCGTTGATGATCGAGCAGTACCTCGGCGTTCTCGGCGTAGCTGCGGATCGCCGCCAGCGGTTGATTGAGTTCGTGGCTGATGCTCGCCGACATGGTGCCCAGCGCCGAGAGTTTGCCGGCCTGCACCAGGTCGTCCTGGGCGCGGACCAATTCCTGTTGCGCCTGCTCACGCTCCAGCACTTCTTCCCGAAGCCGGCGGTTGAGGCCTTCCAGGTCACTGGTGCGCTCGGCCACCCGGACTTCCAGTTCACGCCGGGTCTTGGCTTCGAAGTCGATGCGCTGCAGATAGTGGCGCCGGCGCTGCATCATCAGCCCCAGCAGCAACATCAGCACCAGCAGCGTCGCGCCGCCGATGGCCAGCACCGTGCGCACGGGGCGGTCGATCAGGGTCCTGGGCGCAAGAATGCTGACGCGCCAGCCGGTTTCATCGATCTGCTGGGTCTGGGTCAACCAGGCGTTCTGGTCGATCTGCAACGGTCGTGGATCGAGGGTCGGGTAGGGCTGCACGGCAGCGATGGCGGTGCGCTCGTCATCCGTCAGCGGCCGGCTTGCACGGAAGCGCCAGTCCGCCCGCGAGGTGAGGATGACCACGCCATTGTGATCGGTTACCAGCAGTTGCTCCGGAGTGTTGCCCCACAGGCTTTCGGTGTGGTCGAGGTCGACCTTGATCACCAGCACGCCGAGTATTTCCTCGCCGTCGCGCACTGCAGCTGCGAAGTAATAACCGCGCTTGGTGGAGGTGGTGCCCAGGCCGAAAAAGCGTCCGAGGCGACCCTGCATGGCTTCGCTGAAGTAGGGGCGGAAGGCGAAGTTGCGGCCGATGAAGCTGTCCTGTTTGTCCCAGTTCGACGCGGCCAGCGTGTTGCCGCGCACGTCCATCAGGTACATGACCTCGGCCCCGGTCTGGGCGCTGATGTTTTTCAGGAAACGGTTGGCGTTGCCCTGGGTCACGCCATCGTCCGGCGCCCCGAGGACGGCGCGCAAGGCGGGCAGATCGCCGAGGATCTGCGGCAACACCTCATAGCGGTGCAGGGTGCCCAGCAGGTTGGCGACGTACAGGTCCAGGGTCTGGCGGTTCTGTCCGGCCAGTTCGCTGCGGTAATAACGCTCGGCCAGGTGCTCCAGCGGCCACAGCAAGGGGGCCAGGCACAGGGCAAGCAAGGCCAGGCTGCGCCAACGGGGTCTGCGGGGGAGGGCTGGAGTCATGGGCATCGGGCATCGCCTGGGGGGACCGCTGCATTATGCCTAGGCTTG from Pseudomonas sp. S04 encodes the following:
- a CDS encoding sensor histidine kinase yields the protein MTPALPRRPRWRSLALLALCLAPLLWPLEHLAERYYRSELAGQNRQTLDLYVANLLGTLHRYEVLPQILGDLPALRAVLGAPDDGVTQGNANRFLKNISAQTGAEVMYLMDVRGNTLAASNWDKQDSFIGRNFAFRPYFSEAMQGRLGRFFGLGTTSTKRGYYFAAAVRDGEEILGVLVIKVDLDHTESLWGNTPEQLLVTDHNGVVILTSRADWRFRASRPLTDDERTAIAAVQPYPTLDPRPLQIDQNAWLTQTQQIDETGWRVSILAPRTLIDRPVRTVLAIGGATLLVLMLLLGLMMQRRRHYLQRIDFEAKTRRELEVRVAERTSDLEGLNRRLREEVLEREQAQQELVRAQDDLVQAGKLSALGTMSASISHELNQPLAAIRSYAENAEVLLDHQRTDDARGNLKLISELTGRMASIIAHLRAFARRDRHAPESVALQPALDDALALLAKRRRSMEVELIRDLPAAALWVEAGETRLRQVLGNLLANALDALTEKGPPRKLWLSAETTAEGVNLYIRDNGPGFCMEALGRASEPFYTTKTRTQGLGLGLAICETLMRAFGGELSFANHKEGGALITLRLRAGAPGVSLQPSEDRSE